One Lachnospiraceae bacterium C1.1 DNA segment encodes these proteins:
- a CDS encoding DUF4080 domain-containing protein: MSREQILLVALNAKYIHSNPAVYSLAAYANQITDNVSIAEFTINDRYEDILGGILMKKPDVIGFSIYIWNVELMKQLIEDIHKISPKIRLMAGGPEATNDPETYLEWCELVMLGEGEKNFRKIADCIKKQVEIPFEEMDGIAYKNPEPIIHFQGQNSILAMDQIPFLYKSLDAFENRIIYYESSRGCPFRCSYCLSSLEKKIRYRSIDIVKSELQYFLDHKVKQVKFIDRTFNSSSKRALEIWTYIKEHDNGVTNFHFEIGADLLTEEELQLLSCLRPGLVQLEIGIQTTYEPTMEAIHRTADNSHIFKNVETLRKAYNINLHTDLIAGLPYEDYSRFQKSFNDIYPLYADQLQLGFLKVLKGTDMYDHRHEYGLVYSSRQPYEIFATKWISYEEIVHLHKVCDAVELFYNSQMFRHSLKYLEQYFSSPFSIYESIADYLSQHKLAGIGISIKKKYDILEDFGLEHGVGEEWRLWINFDKMLHTHSSRRMTAREVFTWSEGAKSYEFNYTKMHPVTGEAEYIVI, encoded by the coding sequence ATGTCGAGAGAACAGATTTTATTAGTGGCATTAAATGCAAAATATATACATTCTAATCCTGCTGTGTATTCATTGGCAGCATATGCAAATCAGATAACTGATAACGTATCGATTGCTGAGTTCACGATAAATGACCGTTATGAGGATATTTTAGGCGGAATTCTCATGAAAAAGCCGGACGTGATTGGCTTCTCTATTTATATCTGGAATGTGGAATTAATGAAGCAATTGATTGAAGATATTCATAAAATCTCACCGAAGATACGCCTTATGGCAGGCGGACCTGAGGCAACTAATGATCCGGAAACTTACCTTGAGTGGTGCGAGCTGGTAATGCTTGGAGAGGGTGAGAAGAATTTTCGTAAAATTGCGGACTGCATAAAGAAACAGGTGGAAATACCATTTGAGGAAATGGATGGAATTGCATATAAAAATCCCGAACCAATTATTCATTTTCAAGGTCAAAATTCTATCCTGGCAATGGATCAGATCCCTTTTTTATATAAGAGCTTAGATGCTTTTGAAAATCGCATTATTTATTATGAATCCAGCAGGGGATGTCCGTTTAGATGCAGCTATTGTCTGTCCTCGCTGGAGAAAAAAATTCGCTATCGCAGCATAGACATTGTAAAGTCGGAATTGCAATATTTTCTGGATCATAAGGTAAAACAGGTTAAATTTATTGACAGAACCTTTAACAGTTCTTCTAAAAGGGCTCTTGAAATCTGGACATATATAAAAGAACATGACAACGGCGTAACAAATTTTCATTTTGAAATTGGGGCAGACCTTTTAACAGAAGAGGAGTTACAACTTTTGAGTTGCCTTCGTCCGGGACTGGTACAGTTGGAAATTGGTATACAAACTACTTATGAGCCTACTATGGAGGCGATACACAGAACGGCAGATAATAGTCATATTTTCAAAAATGTAGAGACTTTGCGTAAGGCTTATAACATCAATCTGCATACAGATTTAATAGCAGGCCTTCCGTATGAGGATTATAGTCGTTTTCAGAAATCTTTTAATGATATTTATCCATTATATGCAGATCAGCTTCAGCTGGGGTTCTTAAAAGTCTTAAAAGGTACGGATATGTATGATCACAGACATGAATATGGATTGGTATACAGTTCCAGACAGCCCTATGAGATTTTTGCAACAAAATGGATCAGTTATGAGGAGATTGTGCATTTACATAAAGTTTGTGATGCAGTTGAGCTTTTTTATAATTCTCAAATGTTTCGTCACAGCTTGAAATATCTGGAACAGTATTTCAGCTCTCCGTTTTCAATCTATGAATCTATAGCGGATTACCTGAGTCAGCATAAGCTTGCAGGAATCGGAATTTCAATAAAGAAGAAATATGATATTTTAGAAGATTTTGGATTGGAACATGGAGTAGGAGAGGAGTGGAGACTTTGGATCAATTTTGATAAGATGCTCCATACTCATTCAAGCAGACGTATGACTGCACGTGAGGTGTTTACATGGTCTGAGGGCGCAAAAAGCTATGAATTTAATTATACAAAAATGCATCCTGTTACAGGTGAAGCTGAGTATATTGTGATCTAG
- a CDS encoding D-2-hydroxyacid dehydrogenase, whose amino-acid sequence MKLLVFSGALKDEHLKEIKETAEKANIELAFTDIENEVPENFKDADIVYGYGMNILKADNVRNNKNLKWIGMMSAGIDYLSKPGLFANEDIIITNSSGAYGVTIAEHIIAVSLMMMRKLTYTYAEALEGKWASLQPQKSLKDCHITVLGTGDIGTTFAKRVKAFEPAEIIGVSRSGKHVDPVYDKVLPIDELDKVLVKTELLVMSLPGTAETEGILSKERIALMPEGAFIVNVGRGTAVDYDALMENLNNDKLGGAALDVFKVEPIPEGSPLWKTKNLLITPHSAGNLTLEYTLNKNVHQFCENLLNYANGKTLEHVVDKKIGY is encoded by the coding sequence ATGAAGCTTTTAGTTTTTAGCGGTGCTTTGAAAGATGAGCATCTTAAAGAGATTAAGGAAACCGCGGAAAAGGCAAATATTGAATTAGCTTTTACTGATATTGAAAACGAAGTCCCTGAGAACTTTAAAGATGCGGATATTGTTTATGGATACGGCATGAATATATTAAAAGCTGATAATGTAAGAAATAATAAGAATCTCAAATGGATCGGTATGATGTCTGCAGGTATAGATTATCTTTCAAAGCCGGGGTTATTTGCAAATGAAGATATTATTATTACTAACTCCTCGGGTGCATACGGAGTGACCATTGCAGAACATATAATCGCTGTTTCACTTATGATGATGAGAAAACTCACTTATACTTATGCTGAGGCATTAGAGGGAAAATGGGCTTCACTGCAGCCGCAGAAATCATTAAAAGACTGCCATATCACTGTTTTGGGAACAGGCGATATAGGAACGACCTTTGCAAAAAGAGTAAAAGCTTTTGAACCGGCTGAGATCATAGGGGTTTCGAGAAGCGGCAAGCATGTTGATCCTGTATATGATAAAGTTTTACCGATTGACGAACTTGATAAAGTACTTGTAAAAACCGAACTTCTTGTAATGAGTTTGCCAGGAACAGCTGAAACAGAGGGAATACTATCAAAAGAAAGAATAGCTCTCATGCCTGAAGGAGCATTTATTGTAAATGTCGGCCGAGGAACAGCTGTAGATTATGATGCGCTTATGGAGAATCTTAATAATGATAAGCTCGGAGGTGCAGCACTTGATGTATTTAAGGTGGAGCCAATCCCTGAGGGCAGTCCACTCTGGAAAACAAAGAATCTTCTGATCACACCTCACTCGGCAGGGAACCTGACGCTTGAGTATACACTGAACAAAAATGTTCATCAGTTCTGTGAGAATCTTTTGAACTATGCAAACGGAAAAACGCTCGAGCATGTTGTGGATAAGAAGATAGGATATTGA
- a CDS encoding cytochrome c biogenesis protein CcdA, with product MNLSANIDVSAIAVFIEGLLSFFSPCVLPLLPVYIGYLSGGTVKKDKDGKKYYDQKRVLINTIFFVIGISMAFFLLGFGMSTIGKFFNGNQLLFSRIGGMIIILFGLYQLGILGESRLLNGEYRLPFNMEKMTMSPITALLMGFVLSFAWSPCVGPVLSSVLILAALVSSSASGFALIGLYTLGYIIPFLFVGFFTSYLLDIFAKHRNIVKYTVKIGGVILIVMGLLMITGKMNSITGYLSKAVNNNISKSEAQVSENLASESSEEKEESDPSTVSEEARVTEEESQDESAAEVDQELLPASDFTLTDQYGESHSLADYKGKIIFLNFWATWCPPCKAELPYIQELYEEYQSMEDPDVVFLGVTFPNTGNEQDVDGIKAFMDENGYTFPVLMDTDASLMLPYYITAYPTTYLIDPEGNVLGYIPGGMTKDIMKDVIRQAREASK from the coding sequence ATGAATTTATCTGCAAATATAGATGTATCTGCGATCGCAGTATTTATAGAAGGTTTACTAAGCTTTTTTTCGCCATGTGTTTTACCGCTTTTACCGGTGTATATAGGCTATTTATCGGGAGGAACCGTAAAGAAGGATAAGGATGGGAAAAAGTACTATGATCAAAAGAGAGTTTTGATCAATACAATATTTTTCGTGATAGGGATCAGTATGGCGTTTTTCCTCCTGGGCTTTGGCATGAGTACCATTGGTAAATTTTTTAATGGTAATCAGTTATTATTTTCCAGAATTGGTGGAATGATAATAATTTTATTTGGATTATACCAGCTTGGAATTCTTGGAGAGAGCAGATTATTAAATGGTGAATACAGATTACCCTTTAATATGGAAAAGATGACAATGTCACCTATTACTGCACTTTTGATGGGATTCGTCCTGAGTTTTGCCTGGAGCCCGTGTGTTGGACCTGTTTTATCATCTGTTTTGATCCTGGCAGCTTTGGTGTCTTCATCAGCAAGTGGTTTTGCCCTGATAGGGCTTTATACACTTGGTTATATCATTCCGTTTTTGTTTGTGGGATTCTTTACAAGCTATCTATTGGATATTTTTGCAAAGCATAGAAATATAGTTAAATATACAGTAAAAATTGGTGGTGTAATACTTATAGTAATGGGATTATTAATGATCACCGGAAAAATGAACAGCATTACAGGCTACCTGTCCAAAGCGGTGAATAACAATATTTCTAAAAGCGAGGCTCAGGTATCTGAAAATTTAGCTTCAGAAAGTTCTGAAGAAAAGGAGGAATCTGATCCATCAACAGTTTCGGAGGAAGCTCGGGTAACTGAAGAGGAGAGTCAGGATGAATCAGCAGCTGAGGTCGATCAGGAATTGCTTCCGGCATCGGACTTCACGCTTACTGACCAATATGGAGAAAGTCACTCTTTAGCTGATTACAAGGGAAAAATAATTTTCCTTAATTTCTGGGCTACTTGGTGTCCTCCATGTAAGGCTGAATTGCCATATATACAGGAACTTTATGAAGAATATCAGTCAATGGAAGACCCTGATGTTGTATTTTTGGGTGTAACATTTCCAAATACAGGAAATGAACAGGACGTAGATGGTATAAAAGCTTTTATGGACGAAAATGGCTACACATTCCCTGTACTTATGGATACTGATGCGTCATTAATGCTTCCATATTATATTACAGCATATCCAACAACATATCTTATTGATCCTGAGGGTAACGTGTTGGGCTACATACCTGGCGGAATGACCAAAGATATCATGAAAGATGTAATAAGACAGGCCAGAGAGGCCTCAAAATAA
- a CDS encoding glutaredoxin — protein MDLNLYMMETCPFCRKVIREIEEEGRTDIRYSDINKNEEDRNTLVSVGGKQQVPCLFIDGEPLYESDDIIKWLRDNPQAK, from the coding sequence ATGGATCTGAATCTTTACATGATGGAGACCTGTCCTTTTTGTAGAAAGGTAATCCGTGAGATCGAGGAAGAGGGCAGAACTGATATCAGATATAGTGATATCAATAAGAATGAAGAGGATCGTAATACGCTTGTCAGTGTTGGAGGGAAACAGCAGGTGCCATGTCTTTTTATTGATGGAGAACCACTTTATGAAAGTGATGATATTATAAAATGGCTAAGGGACAATCCACAGGCAAAATAA
- a CDS encoding ABC-F family ATP-binding cassette domain-containing protein → MSILNVEKLTHGFGDRAIFEDVSFRLLKGEHIGLVGANGEGKSTFMNIITGKLLPDAGKIEWAKNIKVGYLDQHAVLHEGMTIRDVLASAYEPLYEMESRMNEICDAMADADESELEKYMEELGTIQDILTNRDFYLIDSKIEEVSRALGFLELGLERDVTELSGGQRTKILLAKLLLEKPDILLLDEPTNYLDAEHIVWLTRYLQDYENAFILISHDIPFLNNVVNIIYHMDGQTHSLDRYVGDYNKFMEVYEMKKSQREAAYNKQQQEIAELKDFVARNKARVATRNMAMSRQKKLDSMDLIEKVVEKPKPEFNFKIAKTPGKIIFETKDLVIGYDSPLSKALNISMERNSKIVLTGANGIGKTTLLKSILGIIPSIEGKVELGENLAIGYFEQEMPADIETTCLQEIWNEFPSFSQYEVRSALAKCGLTTKHIESKCKVLSGGEQAKVRLCKLINRESNILVLDEPTNHLDVDAKDELHRALKEYKGSILMVCHEPDFYEDFATEIMDCSKWTTKL, encoded by the coding sequence ATGAGTATTTTAAATGTAGAAAAACTAACACACGGATTTGGAGACAGAGCAATTTTTGAGGACGTTTCTTTCCGATTACTGAAGGGTGAACACATAGGACTTGTCGGGGCAAATGGCGAAGGCAAGTCTACTTTTATGAATATCATAACAGGAAAATTGTTGCCGGATGCAGGAAAGATCGAATGGGCTAAAAATATCAAAGTCGGATATTTGGACCAGCATGCAGTGCTTCATGAGGGAATGACGATCAGGGATGTTCTTGCTTCTGCTTATGAGCCTCTTTATGAAATGGAAAGCAGAATGAATGAGATCTGTGATGCAATGGCTGATGCGGATGAGTCAGAACTTGAAAAATATATGGAAGAGCTTGGGACTATTCAGGATATTTTAACTAACAGGGATTTCTATCTGATCGATTCAAAGATAGAAGAAGTCTCAAGGGCTCTTGGCTTTTTAGAGTTGGGGCTTGAGAGGGATGTTACTGAATTATCAGGAGGACAGAGAACAAAAATTCTTTTGGCAAAGCTCTTGTTGGAAAAACCGGATATTCTGCTTTTAGACGAGCCGACTAATTACCTTGATGCTGAACATATAGTATGGCTTACGAGATATCTGCAAGATTATGAGAATGCATTTATTCTCATTTCGCATGACATTCCATTTTTAAATAATGTGGTAAATATTATTTATCATATGGATGGGCAGACGCATAGCCTTGATCGCTATGTCGGTGATTATAATAAGTTCATGGAAGTATATGAAATGAAGAAATCCCAGCGGGAGGCTGCATATAATAAACAGCAGCAGGAGATTGCAGAGCTTAAGGATTTTGTTGCAAGAAATAAGGCGCGTGTTGCAACAAGAAATATGGCTATGTCAAGGCAGAAGAAGCTTGACAGCATGGATCTCATCGAAAAGGTTGTTGAAAAGCCTAAGCCGGAATTTAATTTTAAGATTGCAAAGACACCAGGGAAAATTATCTTTGAGACTAAAGATCTTGTCATTGGTTATGACAGTCCTTTATCAAAAGCTCTTAATATCTCAATGGAGAGAAATTCAAAGATAGTATTAACGGGAGCAAATGGTATCGGAAAAACTACGCTTCTTAAAAGCATTCTTGGAATAATCCCTTCGATAGAAGGTAAAGTTGAACTTGGTGAAAATCTCGCAATTGGCTATTTTGAGCAGGAAATGCCGGCTGATATTGAAACTACCTGCCTGCAGGAAATATGGAATGAATTTCCGTCATTCTCACAGTATGAAGTAAGATCGGCCCTTGCTAAGTGCGGACTTACAACCAAGCATATAGAGAGTAAATGTAAGGTTTTGTCCGGAGGTGAGCAGGCTAAGGTGCGTCTTTGCAAGCTCATAAACAGAGAGTCGAATATACTCGTTCTTGACGAGCCTACAAATCATCTTGATGTTGATGCGAAGGATGAACTTCACAGGGCTCTTAAAGAATATAAGGGCAGTATTTTAATGGTATGTCACGAACCAGATTTTTATGAGGATTTTGCAACAGAGATCATGGATTGCTCGAAATGGACTACCAAACTTTAA
- a CDS encoding EAL domain-containing protein → MMINWISPFNYDFAISTIPIQIILLVFYGIRRNLPTRQSTYFWLVMFANLIMTSADIISCEMNEIWTKFPLWIMYAINHAYFLAFIIRGWSLFAYTAESSSHFGKKFRLFKFVTSLPAAVACCLIISTPWTSAIYTIAADGYHNCSLYKMIYFSTYFYIIVSILLVIKNWKLLTKRMQAGLLSFNLLLLFGILIRKQFYHMLVTSYFSILSIIIIYLTSENPDLYRDGRTRLLNKDALDRIGREFSEKKIPFSLVTISINNYEASKMVYGIPQVNDELSSIAKWICKNYPNDFSFYTRNGNYILLSKSRLKRTNEEISRKWKIKYADLQTFCEGTVPVQLSMIFISSLLIRESSVIISDLARYAINNAYSENRKNNYVFTDDMLKGAIKQKAIEKALKSAIAEKRFEVYFQPIYSVKDNKIMGAEALARLNDPEMGFIPPVDFIKIAEKNGDIIEVGRQIFEKVCIFLSDTDYLRLGINFINVNLSPIQCISTSLVKDLSTIAEKYRIPMKMFDFEITESMIDDYDAIQTTIAGLRSMGAELSLDDFGTGSANLTSLMELPIHVVKIDMSFVRSYFEGKAAFLPDLIKLFIHSKMKIVVEGIETPEMRDKMAELGCDYEQGYYFSKPIAPTDFVQFMKKI, encoded by the coding sequence ATGATGATTAACTGGATTAGCCCATTTAATTATGATTTTGCCATATCAACAATTCCAATACAGATAATATTACTTGTCTTTTATGGTATCAGAAGAAATCTGCCCACGCGACAGAGTACATACTTTTGGCTTGTTATGTTTGCCAATCTTATAATGACATCAGCAGACATAATATCCTGTGAGATGAATGAAATCTGGACTAAATTTCCTTTATGGATCATGTATGCAATAAATCATGCTTATTTTCTGGCTTTCATAATAAGAGGCTGGTCACTTTTTGCCTATACAGCCGAATCTAGCTCTCATTTTGGCAAAAAATTCAGGCTTTTTAAATTCGTAACATCGCTGCCTGCCGCTGTTGCATGCTGTCTGATAATTTCCACCCCGTGGACATCTGCCATATATACAATCGCTGCAGACGGTTATCACAATTGTTCACTTTACAAAATGATCTATTTCAGTACTTATTTTTATATAATCGTTTCTATTCTGCTGGTAATAAAGAACTGGAAACTGCTCACGAAAAGAATGCAGGCCGGCCTTCTGTCTTTTAATCTGCTTTTATTATTTGGAATACTTATCAGAAAACAGTTCTATCATATGCTGGTAACAAGCTATTTCAGTATTCTTTCAATAATAATCATATATCTAACCTCTGAAAACCCGGATCTATACAGAGATGGTCGTACAAGGCTTTTAAATAAAGATGCTCTTGATCGTATAGGAAGAGAATTTTCTGAGAAAAAAATACCATTCAGTCTCGTTACTATTTCAATAAATAATTACGAAGCTTCTAAAATGGTCTATGGGATACCACAAGTCAATGATGAATTATCGTCTATTGCCAAATGGATTTGTAAGAACTATCCAAATGATTTTTCATTTTATACAAGAAATGGCAACTATATACTTTTGTCAAAAAGCCGTCTAAAGCGAACAAACGAAGAAATTTCGAGAAAATGGAAGATAAAATATGCTGATCTCCAGACTTTCTGTGAGGGAACAGTCCCTGTTCAGCTATCAATGATCTTTATATCATCTTTACTCATAAGAGAATCAAGCGTAATTATAAGCGATCTTGCCAGATATGCCATAAATAACGCATATTCGGAAAATCGTAAAAATAATTATGTTTTTACTGACGATATGCTGAAAGGCGCAATAAAGCAAAAAGCAATAGAAAAGGCATTGAAATCAGCCATTGCCGAGAAAAGATTTGAAGTCTATTTTCAGCCTATATATTCTGTTAAGGATAATAAAATAATGGGGGCTGAGGCATTAGCCAGACTTAATGATCCTGAAATGGGATTTATTCCCCCTGTGGATTTTATAAAGATAGCTGAGAAAAATGGTGATATCATTGAGGTTGGCAGGCAAATATTCGAAAAAGTCTGTATTTTCTTATCTGATACTGATTATCTAAGACTTGGGATTAACTTTATTAATGTAAATCTTTCTCCTATTCAATGCATAAGTACAAGTCTTGTAAAAGATCTGTCAACTATAGCAGAGAAATACAGGATACCAATGAAAATGTTTGACTTTGAGATCACCGAATCAATGATCGATGACTATGATGCAATTCAGACTACAATTGCAGGACTACGTTCCATGGGTGCAGAATTATCACTTGATGATTTCGGAACTGGCTCAGCTAATCTGACCAGCCTCATGGAGCTTCCCATTCATGTAGTAAAAATTGATATGTCATTTGTAAGATCTTATTTTGAAGGAAAAGCAGCTTTCTTACCGGATCTGATAAAGCTTTTTATCCATTCAAAAATGAAAATTGTAGTTGAGGGTATCGAAACTCCTGAAATGCGTGATAAAATGGCAGAACTCGGCTGCGACTATGAACAGGGATATTATTTTTCAAAGCCAATAGCACCAACAGATTTTGTTCAATTTATGAAAAAAATATAA
- a CDS encoding helix-turn-helix domain-containing protein, which translates to MVEGIGGTAWDSNLASLRVFMATLRKKLENDSNAYIQTHVGIGYRMLKADTKEN; encoded by the coding sequence GTGGTTGAAGGAATTGGGGGAACTGCCTGGGACAGTAATCTGGCATCTTTACGTGTTTTTATGGCTACTTTGAGAAAAAAACTGGAAAATGATTCGAATGCCTATATACAGACCCATGTTGGAATTGGGTATAGAATGTTAAAGGCAGATACAAAAGAAAACTGA
- a CDS encoding PucR family transcriptional regulator ligand-binding domain-containing protein, giving the protein MGFTIEDMMTFSEEKYSMKMIAGKNGWSNSISWLIMLEELTITKNFSGKELAVTTGLGFSDENRLKKLITSLIDNNASGLIINTGFYINEIPEEICNICNENDFPLLTVPWDVYLVDMIKDISIRIFIQGSTDEEISTALIKAIENSDNKNTYKKDLLPYFDIDGTFQVMLLSTGDLDKMDTVDRKRLGYRLQLYLNNITHNGHFFYYDSCFVMVMNDVSESDTENIINGFGRKASLKMPEFKLFSGIGSRIKDIENLHIAYSRAKYAVQMAELTGTNMVNFDDMGIFRLIFSVSDKLLLREMSYDILKPLIDYDKKHDANYVETLESYLRNNGSIQAISAEMYTHRNTIIYRIKNIKAMLKDDFSEQENKTQYYLACMILKIMNIDLSDWRK; this is encoded by the coding sequence ATGGGATTTACGATTGAAGATATGATGACATTTTCAGAAGAAAAATATTCTATGAAGATGATCGCAGGTAAGAACGGATGGTCAAATTCTATTAGCTGGTTGATCATGCTTGAGGAATTAACTATTACAAAAAATTTCTCGGGAAAAGAGCTTGCTGTAACGACAGGGTTGGGATTTTCTGATGAAAACAGATTAAAAAAGCTGATCACATCACTTATTGATAATAATGCATCAGGTCTGATAATAAATACCGGATTTTATATTAATGAAATACCGGAAGAGATATGTAATATCTGTAATGAGAATGACTTTCCGTTACTGACAGTGCCCTGGGATGTATATCTTGTTGATATGATAAAGGATATTAGTATCAGAATTTTCATACAGGGATCTACGGATGAGGAAATTTCCACAGCGCTGATAAAAGCGATAGAAAATTCGGATAATAAAAATACATATAAGAAGGATCTTTTGCCGTATTTTGATATTGACGGAACTTTTCAGGTGATGCTGCTTTCAACAGGCGATCTGGATAAGATGGACACAGTTGACAGAAAGCGTTTGGGGTACAGATTACAGTTGTATTTGAACAATATAACGCATAATGGCCATTTCTTTTACTATGATTCTTGCTTTGTTATGGTAATGAATGATGTGTCGGAATCAGACACTGAGAATATTATTAATGGTTTTGGAAGAAAGGCATCATTGAAAATGCCGGAATTTAAGCTTTTTTCAGGCATTGGAAGCAGAATAAAGGATATAGAAAATCTTCATATAGCATATTCAAGAGCAAAATACGCGGTACAAATGGCAGAATTAACCGGTACAAACATGGTTAATTTTGACGATATGGGAATATTTAGATTGATTTTTTCAGTATCAGATAAATTACTGCTAAGGGAAATGAGTTACGATATACTAAAGCCATTAATAGATTATGATAAAAAACATGATGCAAATTATGTGGAAACTCTTGAGTCATATCTAAGAAATAACGGCAGTATACAGGCAATCTCAGCAGAAATGTATACACATAGGAATACAATTATATATCGAATAAAAAATATCAAAGCTATGCTTAAGGATGATTTCAGCGAACAGGAGAATAAGACCCAATATTATCTTGCATGTATGATATTAAAAATAATGAATATTGACTTGTCTGACTGGAGGAAATGA
- a CDS encoding DUF3237 domain-containing protein, producing MMEAVLIIDVILDEVYEVHGKKGQASMLLFHGNSECKNFSGIILPGAVDTQKELKDEKRLLSARYILEGRDYTGTDCRIFIENNSIPESEYTKPLIYTDSKALGWLENENLYGVIEGKENGVVISIYKS from the coding sequence ATGATGGAAGCTGTATTGATTATTGATGTTATTCTTGATGAAGTATATGAGGTTCATGGTAAGAAAGGGCAGGCTTCTATGCTATTGTTCCATGGAAACTCAGAATGTAAGAATTTTAGTGGGATAATCCTCCCGGGAGCCGTAGATACTCAGAAAGAGTTAAAAGATGAAAAGAGACTTTTGTCAGCAAGGTATATTCTTGAAGGAAGAGATTATACTGGGACTGATTGTAGAATATTTATAGAGAATAATAGCATTCCGGAAAGCGAATATACCAAACCTTTAATTTATACTGACAGTAAAGCTCTAGGATGGTTAGAAAATGAAAATTTATATGGGGTCATTGAAGGGAAAGAGAACGGAGTAGTTATTTCAATTTATAAAAGTTAA